GGCTTCAAGGGTGGCTGGCTGGCGCTCTGGCTGGCCGAATTGGGGGCTGAGGTTTACGGCTATGCGCTCGAACCGCCGACTACGCCCAATCTGTTCACCGTCGCGCGTCTGACTGACGGCTTGTCGGGGCATGTCATCGGCGACGTGCGCGATCCGCCGGTCCTGAACCGGGCCATCCTGGACGCCGAACCCGAGATCGTCTTCCATCTCGCCGCCCAACCGCTGGTGCGCGCGGGCTATGCCGATCCGGTCGCGACCTATGCCGTCAATGTCATGGGGACCGTACATCTGCTGGAGGCCGTGCGCCTGTGTCCGAGCGTGCGGGCCGTGGTCGTGGTGACGACCGACAAATGCTACGACAACCGCGAATGGGTCTGGCCCTATCGCGAAAACGATCCGCTCGGCGGCCATGACCCCTACTCCAGCAGCAAGGCCGCCGCCGAACTGGCGACGCAGGCGTATCGGAGCGCCTTTCTCGCCGAGGCCGGCGTCCAGGTCGCCAGTGTGCGCGCCGGCAACGTCATCGGCGGTGGCGACTGGGCGCAGGATCGGCTGATCCCCGATGTGCTGCGCGCGCTCGATGCCGGCGAAGCAGTGCGCCTGCGCGCACCCCAGTCGATCCGCCCCTGGCAGCATGTGCTCGAACCGCTCGCCGGCTATCTGAGTCTGGCCGAGCGTCTCCACGCCCAGGAGAGCGGGATGGCAGCCGCCTGGAACTTCGGCCCGGATCCGGGCGACGCCTGGCCGGTCGAGCAGGTCGTGCGCCGGCTGTGCGAACGGACCCAGGGACGCTGGCAATCCGATCCAGTCCCCGGACCACGCGAGTCGATGCGCCTCGATCTCGACAGCACCCAGGCCCGCACCCGGCTCGGCTGGCGTCCGCGCTGGCCGCTGGAGCGCGCCCTGGAGTACACGCTCGCCTGGCATCAAGCCTGGCGTTCGCAGGCCGATATGCGAGTTGTCACCCGCGAGCAGATCCGCGACTATCAGACCCCAATGCCATAACGTCGACCGCCGTTGCCGCTCACCATGTCTCAAC
The sequence above is drawn from the Allochromatium vinosum DSM 180 genome and encodes:
- the rfbG gene encoding CDP-glucose 4,6-dehydratase — encoded protein: MNPEFWRRRRVFITGHTGFKGGWLALWLAELGAEVYGYALEPPTTPNLFTVARLTDGLSGHVIGDVRDPPVLNRAILDAEPEIVFHLAAQPLVRAGYADPVATYAVNVMGTVHLLEAVRLCPSVRAVVVVTTDKCYDNREWVWPYRENDPLGGHDPYSSSKAAAELATQAYRSAFLAEAGVQVASVRAGNVIGGGDWAQDRLIPDVLRALDAGEAVRLRAPQSIRPWQHVLEPLAGYLSLAERLHAQESGMAAAWNFGPDPGDAWPVEQVVRRLCERTQGRWQSDPVPGPRESMRLDLDSTQARTRLGWRPRWPLERALEYTLAWHQAWRSQADMRVVTREQIRDYQTPMP